The window CGCACCGGCACCGTTGTCGACCACTTCAACTACGACACCGTCTCCGCTGCCGAATCCCACgacgtcctcgtcctcgatGCGCCCTCCAACGTTCGCCCTGGCCTAAAGTCCTACTTTGAGGTCCCCGGTGGTGTCTTGGCCTTCCCCCACGCTGTTGGCCACGTTCTTGGCTCTGGAGCTCTTCTCACCCCGGTTGTTCGCGCTCCTGCCACTGCTTACACTTATAACCCCAAGGAGCAGGCCGAGGTGCTTGACGCTGATGACCTGTTCGCTGCGGGCCAGCAGCTGGCGCTTGTGTCGGTGGTGCAGGCGCGCAACTCTGCTCGCGTGACTGTTCTCGGCTCtgctgagatgctgcaggACAAGTGGCTCGATGCCAAGGTCACCAAGGTCGGCGGCAAGAGCGTCAAGGCTGATAACAAGGAGTTTGCCCGAcgagtggctggctggaCGTTCCAGGAGATTGGCGTCCTGCGAGTCAACAGCATTGAGCACAAGCTGCAGGAGACCGAGGAGCTTAACCCCGAAATCTACCGTATCAAGAACGATGTGGTGAGTTTGCACATGAAGTCCTGATGAAGCGTATCGCATCTCGGCTGACGTTTATTATCATCCAGTCTTATGCCATCTCCCTGTCCGAGTACAGCTGGGATAAGTGGGTGCCCTTTACCCTTCCTGAAGACGACGTTCTCCAGCTCGAGTTTTCCATGCTTTCCCCCTTCCACCGCCTCAACCTCGCTCTCACAGGCACCACTGACGATGCTGCCGTCTACGGCGTTTCCTTTACTCTTCCCGACCAGCATGGAATTTTCAACTTCAAGGTCAACTACAAGCGCCCCTACCTCACCTACGTCGAGGAGAAGAACACCGTCAGCGTCCGCCACTTTGCGCACGACGAGTGGCCTCGCAGCTTCGTCATTTCGGGTGCCTGGCCATGGATCTCCGGTATCGGCGCGACGGTCTCGGGCTTTGTTGGCTTCTGCGCGATATGGATGTACAGCAAGCCTgtgggcaagggcaagaagaactgAAGAGTTGCAAGGGCATTACCATAGCTAGGTGgaggggatgaagagataGGAGCAGAGCGGTGG of the Trichoderma breve strain T069 chromosome 4, whole genome shotgun sequence genome contains:
- a CDS encoding oligosaccharyltransferase 48 kDa subunit beta domain-containing protein gives rise to the protein MWSLLSVAAALFAAAASAVSTGGSRLLVVLDDVAEKDTYGQFLGDLTARGFDVSYETPRSEGLTLFHLGERKYDHLLFLPSKVKGLGPNLTPNRLVDFVNAQGNILLALSSTVPTSTSLVSLLSELDISLPIERTGTVVDHFNYDTVSAAESHDVLVLDAPSNVRPGLKSYFEVPGGVLAFPHAVGHVLGSGALLTPVVRAPATAYTYNPKEQAEVLDADDLFAAGQQLALVSVVQARNSARVTKVGGKSVKADNKEFARRVAGWTFQEIGVLRVNSIEHKLQETEELNPEIYRIKNDVSYAISLSEYSWDKWVPFTLPEDDVLQLEFSMLSPFHRLNLALTGTTDDAAVYGVSFTLPDQHGIFNFKVNYKRPYLTYVEEKNTVSVRHFAHDEWPRSFVISGAWPWISGIGATVSGFVGFCAIWMYSKPVGKGKKN